From Pseudomonas fluorescens, one genomic window encodes:
- the kdpF gene encoding K(+)-transporting ATPase subunit F: MSVLDGVSLLLAVGLFIYLLVALLRADQG; this comes from the coding sequence ATGAGCGTTCTGGACGGGGTGTCCCTGCTGTTGGCAGTGGGACTGTTCATTTATCTGTTGGTTGCGCTTCTGCGCGCGGATCAGGGGTAG
- the kdpA gene encoding potassium-transporting ATPase subunit KdpA, which produces MHSYDYWLIVAFFALVLIPAPFLGRFYYRVMEGQRTWLSPLLGPVERGCYRLAGVDPQTEQSWQKYTLALLAFNLAGFVLLFMILLFQDHLPLNPQNLPAQEWTQAFNTAVSFMTNTNWQSYSGEASLSYLSQMVGLTVQNFVSAATGLAVLVALCRGIARKSTQTLGNFWVDMTRATLYGLLPLCLLLALFLVWQGVPQTFAQYVNALTLQGADQVIPLGPAASQIAIKQLGTNGGGFFGVNSAHPFENPTAWSNLFELASIILIPVALVFTFGHYVKDLRQSRAIIACMLALFLIGGAVSLWAEYQPNPLLNNVAVEQAAPLEGKEARFGTTGTVLWSVTTTAASNGSVNGMHDSLNPLSGMVALVNMMVGEVIFGGVGAGLYGMLLNVLIAVFLAGLMIGRTPEYLGKKLQAREVQLLVVTLLVMPLGVLVLGALATSLPGPAATISNPGPHGFSQLLYAYTSASANNGSAFAGLSANTPFHNLMLGLGMLIGRFGYILPVLALAGSLAMKKTAPIGQNSFPTHGPLFVTLLTVTILLVGGLTFLPSLALGPIAEHLSLGF; this is translated from the coding sequence ATGCACAGTTATGACTATTGGCTGATTGTTGCCTTCTTCGCCCTGGTGTTGATTCCGGCACCGTTTTTGGGGCGGTTCTACTACAGGGTGATGGAAGGCCAGCGCACTTGGTTGTCGCCGCTGCTTGGGCCGGTCGAGCGGGGTTGTTATCGTCTGGCCGGTGTCGATCCGCAGACGGAACAGAGCTGGCAGAAGTACACCCTGGCGTTGCTCGCCTTCAACCTCGCGGGATTTGTGTTGCTGTTCATGATCCTGTTGTTCCAGGACCATTTGCCGCTCAACCCGCAGAACCTGCCGGCCCAGGAGTGGACCCAGGCCTTCAACACTGCGGTCAGTTTCATGACCAATACCAACTGGCAGTCTTACAGTGGTGAGGCCAGCCTCAGTTACTTGAGTCAGATGGTTGGCCTCACGGTGCAGAACTTTGTCAGCGCGGCGACGGGCCTCGCCGTGCTGGTCGCGCTGTGCCGGGGGATCGCTCGCAAGTCGACGCAGACCCTGGGCAACTTCTGGGTCGATATGACCCGCGCCACGCTCTACGGTTTGCTGCCACTGTGCCTGTTGCTCGCACTGTTTCTGGTCTGGCAGGGCGTCCCGCAGACCTTTGCTCAGTACGTTAATGCGCTGACCCTGCAGGGCGCGGATCAGGTCATACCTCTGGGGCCGGCTGCCAGTCAGATCGCGATCAAGCAATTGGGCACCAACGGTGGCGGCTTCTTCGGCGTCAACTCGGCCCATCCGTTCGAGAACCCGACGGCCTGGAGCAATCTGTTCGAACTCGCCTCGATCATTCTGATCCCGGTGGCGCTGGTGTTTACCTTTGGCCATTACGTCAAGGATCTGCGCCAGAGCCGGGCGATCATCGCCTGCATGTTGGCCCTGTTCCTGATCGGCGGTGCCGTGTCGTTGTGGGCGGAGTACCAACCCAACCCTCTGTTGAACAACGTTGCGGTGGAACAGGCGGCGCCACTGGAAGGTAAAGAAGCGCGCTTCGGCACCACAGGGACGGTGCTCTGGTCAGTGACCACCACGGCAGCCTCCAATGGTTCGGTCAACGGCATGCATGACAGCCTCAATCCGCTGAGCGGCATGGTGGCCCTGGTCAACATGATGGTCGGCGAAGTGATTTTCGGCGGGGTGGGCGCAGGCCTCTATGGCATGTTGCTCAACGTGCTGATCGCGGTGTTTCTTGCCGGGTTGATGATTGGCCGCACCCCCGAGTACCTGGGCAAGAAACTGCAGGCCAGGGAAGTGCAGTTGCTGGTGGTGACGCTGCTGGTGATGCCGCTGGGTGTGCTGGTGCTGGGTGCCTTGGCAACGAGTCTGCCCGGCCCGGCCGCGACCATCAGCAACCCCGGTCCTCACGGCTTCAGCCAGTTGCTCTACGCCTACACCTCGGCCAGCGCCAATAACGGGTCGGCCTTCGCCGGGCTAAGCGCCAATACGCCGTTCCACAACCTGATGCTCGGTCTGGGCATGTTGATCGGCCGCTTCGGATACATCCTCCCGGTGCTGGCACTGGCCGGCAGCCTGGCGATGAAAAAGACCGCGCCGATTGGCCAGAACAGTTTCCCGACCCATGGTCCGCTGTTCGTGACGCTATTGACCGTGACCATTTTGCTGGTGGGCGGCCTGACCTTCCTGCCGAGCTTGGCGCTGGGTCCCATCGCTGAACATTTGAGCCTGGGCTTCTGA